From the genome of Oxyura jamaicensis isolate SHBP4307 breed ruddy duck chromosome 2, BPBGC_Ojam_1.0, whole genome shotgun sequence:
CGATTACCTATCGGGGGCTGAATACAGGGGAACTGTTCTGAAGTTCAGACTCAGCTTCTAATGGAAATAATGTACggctttctgcagaaacagctttgtTCCTGGCAAGTAGGATGGCTAACCACAACTTCTGCTCTTTCCACAGCGTATTTTATGTCTTCTATGAACAATACCTGACAATTGTGGATGATGCTATCTTTAACCTCTGCGTCTCCTTGGGATCAATATTTCTGGTGACAACTGTGCTGCTTGGATTTGAAGTATGGGCTGCTGTTGTGGTTTCAGTAACTATTGCTATGATAATCGTCAACATTTTCGGAGTGATGTGGCTCTGGGGCATCAGCTTGAATGCAGTTTCACTAGTAAATCTTGTTATGGTGAGTTAACAAGACATTTGTCTGCTTCTCTTTCCAAGTATTGAGCAGTTCAGTGTGTCATTAATGACGCTAAGTaatctttttctgcaaaactgtcAGACACTTGACTAATAGCATAATTATCTTAGTACTTCTAGATGGTGTACGGAAAATAGAACTAGTTTGTCAGAATAAAACTAGTACAGATAAGATACATCAATTGAAGTGtaaaatatattgcttctgttctgtgttAATAGGTGTGTTACTACTTAGTCTAGGTGCTGTCACCTGAGGTTGTTCATGCCTGAAGTTAAGGCTTCAGCTGTATTTGTGTTCTGCAGAGATCTGTGATGTGCTTGCATCAGTATTGTCCCTGCGTAAATGGATGAAAACACGGGCAGTGAATGCCCCGATGAAACGCTGTAGAACTTAGCTAATAATAGCTGAGTATTGCCAACGCTCTGGTTAACCCTGTTTTCCAGAGGTTTTTGGCAGGTCTGAGAATGttatgagaaaataaaccatTGCCCCATGTTCCAGCTAGGCATATATATTCATACGAGTCTACCTGCCGCATAAGTAAAGGATTTCCAAACTGTTTAATGTTGTAAATGAtgaattttatcttaaaaagaaaaaagcctgctTAAATGAAGTGTTACATTCAGCTGACCTTATGGTATAAAATCCACGTATATACTCGGAAATCCATGTATATACTTGTTGTTCTAAAGCTGTGCTATTATAGCTAGTGTCTAGAAAACGATTTCAGTGTTAACTGTGTGCTGCATACACTGTATTGAAGCTAGCTTCCTGTAACACCAAGAAACTTATGTCCTCCAGCACCATCCCCTATTCTGATTCTTGTTTAATCAGATTATCACCAGTCACTACTGAACAGACAAAATGCCATACATTACTCAGAAGCCTCTAAGTGACAAGTTAATGCTGAACTTGTAACTTGCAATGAAACTTTTCCAATGACTGGGAACGGATCACAAGTAGAATTTTTCTGGCCTGTGTAATGTCTCTACTCAGAACTCTACCATCGAGATGCTGATCTAAATGACACTTCTAtgcatgctttattttcctaTCTAGAGCTGTGGTATTGCTGTGGAATTTTGCAGTCACGTCACAAGAGCGTTCACTATTAGTACTAAAGGCAGTAGAGTAGAGCGGGCAGAAGAAGCTCTGTCTCACATGGGCAGTTCAGTAAGTATCTACCTATGTACTGAAAAATGAGTAGCCAAGTTGGAACTTTCGACTATATCAATATCCTTATGACTTAAGGATAGCCTGGCTTTTTGGGGGGAGCAAGGGGGATAATTGATCAAAATTCTTAAATATCAACCTAGGCTTCTACCAGTAATAGGGATGATCAGGACTTGATTAACTTCATATTAGCTTGATACTAATACTCCCTAGTAGTAGAGAACAGAGCTAAAAGCTTTAGCTGAACCAGTAGTTCCAATTAATTGAGTTGTCCCATTAAAGTTGAAGTGCTTCTCACTTCCAAATGCTCAGAGGTGACTTGGAAAGGTCCTGAATATGGCAGGATGCTGGAGCTTTGCAAACAAAGCAGGGCTCAGTACTTAGGCAGTACTGTCCTCTCACTGCAATTAAGATGAACAAGCTGGGGGGGGAGTGGAACAGACTGTTCCAGTGCTGTATGTACTTGACCACCCAGGAAAGGAACTTTACTGAAATCTAAGTTACTCCAAGTAATCTTTCTTTAACATATGTATGTGTCTGCCTGACATCAAAATCAAACTAAAATTGTTTGGCTGTACAAATTGGAATAAATTTTTATCATACTGAGCCTGGCCTGTAGTGTCAAGTAGGCCTAAAAGGGGAACTCTTCTCTTGAGTAGGTCTTGGGTTTGGTTCTAAGGATTAACAGGGAAGCTGGTGTACTGCATCTAGGAGCTTCAAATTACATAAGCATTTTCAGCAAATGCTAGGTAGTTAGAACATAAAACTCTACttaagaaaactattttttaatttacaggtTTTCAGTGGAATCACACTGACTAAATTTGGAGGGATTGTAGTACTGGCTTTTTCCAAATCTCAAATCTTCAAGATATTCTACTTCAGGATGTATCTAGCTATGGTTCTTCTGGGAGCAACACATGGACTAatatttcttccagttctgCTTAGCTACATAGGTAAGATGTAAGAGTCCGCTCTAAAATGcgcataaaacaaaaaagcttagCTGCCTGTGGATAGATATCTTTTCTTacattaaatggaaaaaaaattggcaaaattagaaaattaaaaaaatacttaagtttGCTTCTCCATCATGCAAGTAGCGAGATCCCTTGGAAAAAGAGGGTTGGCAGTGCAAGCTCACTGTTGCAGGTGTGCTTAGCCTGTCTGGCATGGTTCTTAACACGCCCTTAGTAAGTCTCAAGTACTAAGACTTAAAAGCTGTTGTccttgctgctggtggcagctttTGACAGCTGAACTGAAACATGCAGCTAAAGCCTCTCCAGTGTTAAGCTAGAAAACCAGGTTGTGTGTGGTTTCTTGTTGACAGCTGCTGACTGACCTGTAATGATGAGATTTGCAATAACGCTGCTTTCCCTTATCCAGGCCCATCGGTAAATAAAGCTAAAACTCACGCTGCACAGGAGAGGTCCAGAGGCACAGAACGTGAGAGACTCCTCTACTTCTAGTTTTTAACAGTGTTCAGTGGACTCAATGAACTGTGGCCTAGGCCCAACTATTCCTAAGAACTGAAGCGCAGCAGCGTTCTATGACTATCACTGTAACCACCGTCTCGACTCCTGCACAGATTCAACTAGAAGATAGCAACTGCAGCTTTGGACATGGCTTCAAACTCAGGGAACGCTACGTGTGGCTCATGTAACAGTATTACTAAAAGTAGATGTGTTAAGTTactaaaacacttctgttttcaagagGTTGCATCCTTCTTCTAGAAACCTAAACCAGCTGCACTGCAAGTTGAATAGCTTTGTTGTCAACGAAACTGAGGTGATGTGTATGAGAATGGACTGCTAAACCACTGACACTAATTTTAAATGCAGGTCAATGCAATTTTTGTCTCTATTTTTAAGGGGGAAGCCATCACAAGTTGTAATATTTTTAGTACTATTTGCCAAAATGTCTTGTATATACTTTATTATAAAATAGCAATTTTGTAGTTCAAAAATCTACTTAAACGCAATAAATTAAGTTTATACATTCCAGTGGGAAgagtattttcagaaagttgTGGGCTTCATGAGAGCTTGTTCTCCAAATACTTGTTTGAAGAAGGTGACATGTTCTTCACAGTGCTCACCTAAGTGGGCAAAATAAGAGTTTGTTAACACTGAAACTGAGGAACTGAGAAGCAAGAGGGTGTAGTTTAATTTACCTCAGTTAAGTACTAACTTACATTTTTGCATTAGAGTTGAAAAAGTTTTAACAATTTCAAAGCAGTGGAATGCTTTAAGGTATTTCTAGTCCTATGACAGATTGTGCTGTGGTAAAGCAGGTGTTTGATCTAGTTCCTCTATCTGACCTGTGGCCTTGCACCCATTCAAGTTCTTTGCGCTCCAGATGTAAGATCCTGAAGTGGGATTCTGAGCCTTCGGACTACCTAGTGACTAACAGGTTGCTAGTACAAGGAGTGTGGCTGGGCTTTTAAAATGAGAGGAACTGTAGCATAAAACAGGCCTTGAGTTTTACACTGAACTCAACGGCTGCATCTTGATCCAGTTTGTGGCTTCAGGAGAAAACACTGAGTGGAGGCACCAGCTTTAATAAATTCAGTGATGCAGGCAACTGCTAGCCAAACACGTTACCTTCATTTGAGAGTTCCTGTTGTCTTAGAGTTGCTTTACTCTGTGCAGTGTATATAAAGTTATAAAGTTAACTTTGGAAGTATGCTTCAAGGTAAGACTAAAATACACTCCAGCTGAGTCTGTATCGTAAGATGGAACTCAGTCCCTGTTAGCCTGTAAGTGGAACAGGTCTTAGTTCTGTTCGTACAACACACCATCTGTGGTGAACTGTGTATTGCTTACCTGGTGTGAAACTAGGGTTTCCTCGTAATCGCTGATTTCTCTGTTCAAAGAATCTGAATATAGTGTAGAAAAGCATGTCGTCATCTGCTTGTTTTGCTGCATCAAGGAATTTGCGGGCTGAAATACTGTCATGTCCTCCAATACCTCTGATGAATCTCAAGGCAGCCAAAACTTGATGTTTGGACAACAGAACTTCCACTATTTCATCGTTTGCAGTGGAAAGCCTCTGAAACCAAGCACAGCTGTAAGACTATGTTCCTAAGAAACGATTCAGATGCTAGCTAGTCACTTCAAGCTTGGTCAGGTGAGCTGTTTGACAAATCTAACCCCATTGTGACACAGATACCGCAGTttgaaatgcttacttttaacATGTCCAGAGAGAGCTGATGTGCAGGAGGGTAAATGCTTTCCAGGGACAGTAACAGACAAGCCTAGGGCAAAAATAGAAATCACTTTGAAATTCTGAAGGCATCCCCCCCATCACTAGTTCATTGAAGCAATTTGCCTTACATACCAAAGGCTTGGAGTCACTGAGCACATGGTACTGAAGAAACTGATGGAGCATGTAGAACAGGTTGTGCTGAACAAGGGTTTTGATGACCAGCTCGTACAAATAGTGCTGTGAATACAAGAAGACCACCATCAAAGGCATGTCTCAATACTTCTTTTTAGATGTAGAAAGGGGTAGTGGCTAGGACTCAAACACATGGCCAAGACTGGTTTGACATTCCATGTAACTTCATAGTGAGGTGCTTCATGCATGTAAGTGCTTTACCTGAACTGCAATCTGGAACTGGTTGAGAGAGCGAATATATTCCATCAAGACTGCTATAGTGAACTTGTGAGGTGCTTCCTAGGCAAGAAAGAAGTGTTAAGTGGAACTTCCATAGCTTTCCCTTCTAGTGACACAAGCAGAGAAACAAGATCTTTTAATCATGACAGGAATAAAGAAAGCCTCCTGCTTGCTACTTCAAGTAGTCAGTTCAGCAGCAGGCTCACAGCAAACATCACTTAATGTTAACTTACCTTCTTCTCTGTAAATACAGATAAAACATGGGTGTACATGTCAGACTGGTCAATAACTGCTTGAGTGCGGACTGGACGTTTCAGAAGTGGATTACTTCTTTGGCCTGCTTCTACCACCTACAAGGAGAAACCCTTTAAGAATAGTGTAGTCCTGTAGTACAGTTTTAGTTATCTTATCTAGATAGACTATTTATAATTATAGTTTCcagttgaaaacattttattattgaGCAAACTCACATCTGTGGTTGAGTTATACTGGATGCATTCTGTTCAGTGGGGGCTTccacagtgaaattaaaaaaatttaacTGCCACTTGTGTATCTTAAAGCCAGGAGATAAAAGGGCATATAACCTTGAGGCAGTCCCAGCCACTTAATAGAAACTTGGTATGTGGCTGTGCTACAAGAGCAGAACCTGCTAGGTTGTCAGTAGTTCTGACATGCAGCAGTGTTCCATAGGTTGTGCAGTGGTATAACGTGCCATAAACTCAGTGGTCTGGAACTACTGCAGTAATTATGgcttcagagctgctttttgaACTTCCAACTTTCTTTCTCAAGTATGAGGGTATGTTACTTGTCTTACTGGAGATGAACCACATAGCATCTCTGGCAGTGTTCAATGCCAGGTGGGAcggggctctgggcagcctgatctagtggaaggtgttcCTGGGGGAGGGGGTGAGAGAGGAAGAGATAGAGTGTTCAGATGATCTttgatgtcccttccaaccccttctGTGATCTTCCACAGCAGAGTGCTGAACAAAGCTGTCATCCCCAAGTGGGGGAAGAATTCCATGTTACATAAGTCTTTCTCCTGGGAGTTTGAGGACTGCAAGGGACTGACCTTGGGGGGGAACCTGACTTTCCTAAGTAAAGGACAGGTAGTTGGCCTTTGCCACATGATGCAACTTGAAATTCCCATGTTTCAAATAGTGTTATCCTGTCTCTGCAAACTGCTACAGCTAACGTGGTTTACCATAGTATAGCTTTGCTCAGCTTCCAAGTACTTCTTATATTCATGATTCAGTTTGTCAAAAACAGTTGCAATCACAGGTAGTGATCCCCTTTCCGGCTCACTGAGcactgaaaagataaaaaaaaaaaaaaaaactatgaggAGAAACAACAAGGGCTTTAAAGCTACCTTGAAAAAGGTGATCTCTAAACTGTACGCTAAACttaactgaaaatgtttctttcatgtCAGATGTATTTTAACTAAATGGGGGTAGCAGAAAGTTGAATTATTTCATGCTGTTAATTCCTTTATAGTGGTGACTGACACTTTATATGACAAAGCTTGTTTCAGAGGTGATCTCAAATCAAAGACCAGTCCAGCTAACTTGTACAAGCATTTGAGGAGTTGGTGTTGCACTTTCAACGTAGAGAAAGCACTTCAACTTACTTTGAGAGCATACAGCTAGGATAACCATCTTGCATTCTTTCCTTTGGAGAAGGAAATCCATTAGTCTTCCTTTATCAAGCAACAGGTTAACTACAGGCTCAAGTTTCACTTGAAGATTCCAGAGGTAACCTTGAGTTGAAGGAAGAAAGTAAACTGAATTGCCTTAGAAAACAAGGATATCTAAACTATATTTATACCTCAAAGGATAAGCAGATCACAACTTGCTTTCCTAAACATGGTTTAGAGCAGCATAACCCTGATAGGATTTTTAAAGGATATGCTCATCCCCAGTTAGTACTGTTAAGAGTGGTCATCTTACTAGGTACAGCTGCTTAGTCGCTATTTCAAGCTGCTTTGTGCACTAAAGGTATGAAGTAGTTACTGGTTTTGAGTAGGAGAGTTAGTTTTCTTGATAATACCATGTGAGGAGATACATTCTGGATGTGTGACGGAAGTATCACTGACTGATAATGTGTTTTGGTTCTTGCTGAGTAGTGTCTACATAGTCAAggtcttttctgcttctcaagctgctctgccagcagggaggctgcacaagaagctgggaggggatactgacagggcagctgacccaaagtgaCCAAGGGGCTATCCTGTAACATATTTCATGCTCAGCCATAAATGCTGAagggaaagcaggaggaaaagggtACTGAGTTGTGGCCTTTGTCTTCCCAAGTAAGTGTTATAGCTGCTGAAGCCCcgctttcttaaaaaaaaaaaaatgaacagtggaaaattaattccttattttgctcAGATTGCATGTGCAGCTTTGGTTTACCTACTGAACTgaatctcaacccacaagttttctcacttctctctgattctcttctctttccccctgGGGAGCAAGCTGCTGGGTGGAACTCAGCTGCCTACTGAAGTTTAAACCCCACCAACTAGGCACCATTGTAGAAAGATTAGAGTAGTCAAACTGCTCACTACTCACCTTCACTTGCACTGATGATAATATCAGGTTGAAAGACAATCCATGAAGACGAATCTAAATGTTAAAGTTTAACACCCATCTCAGTATTGATTCTAGACTGTTGCTACTATTTTCACATAATTGTACTGAAACAGAATGAGTTAACATACTTCCATTCCCTGGCACAGCCTTTCTCTTGAAACATCTTGAAACATATCCTTGGATGTTTATCTTGTTTCATGGTGTATCTATCCAGTAACTTCACACAAGTATCTCAAATGACTGAGAAATACTAATGCATTACACTGGCATCCCTTATTTGTAACTCTGTAAAAGTAGTAAAGGCTCTTATGAAGCACAGTTTCCTCTTGAAGTGGTAAATGTGTGCAATGAGCTAAAGCCAGATTTAGTGAGTCAGGCTGTTAGCTTTTTCCATGCTTAGTACATAAAAGTCTGACATTTTAAGAGCACTTAAAGGATACAGAGTTTACACGGAACAGGAGACTGACTTGTTACAGAGGCTGGACCTGCAGAAAAATTAACATCAGCTGAATAACAGTAGCAGGGCAGCTCCTGTactaacaaaacacaaaagcaccAGCATACACTGAAAAGGCAAGTGTAGGTTGTAACATTCTAGCAGTCCTACAGCAagcaggcaaaacaaaaaaagttacatGCAGTTGTGTAACTACATCTTCTATAAGCAAAACTGACATGTAGGAAATCATGCATGCTAAAGTATTCTATCTCCGATACTGTGACTCCAACTGCACAGTCTCCTACTTCCTTTATTTACATGTAATTGCTTTTGTTCCTTAAAAAGCAGCCTAGGCTTGTATCTTCTGGTAGTAACCTTTACTCACAGATTTATCACATACTTTCTATCAGTGACTTCAGAATTTTGTTGTCAGAGAGCTTTTAATGTGCAATCATCCCTAAATGAGAGTTTTTCTTCCATAGAGAGTGTCACGCTGTTTTGCCACAGCGTAGTGGAACTATGCTCAGACTATTTCTAGGTATTACCAAACAACTTTCAGGCTGGAAAATTATCTGCTACACTTTTATTACAGGAGGTCAGAAAGACAATCCAAGAAGAAGAGTCTAGAATCATCTTTAGTATTGATGTTAAGCTGATCTTAAACTTGAGTCTAGGCCTGAACGGTCTTTCAGCCTCATGATGTGGGCTAGAAAATTAAATAGTTATAATGGAGGCCAGAGAAGCACGAAGTGCTTTGGAGTACACACCAGCTTTTATAGCTGTGGTCAGTAGGGAAAGGACAGGGCATACAAATAGTCCGTACAACAAAATTTGAAAGATCTTTGCTTTAATACTTCAAAGTATTATAGCAAGTGTACAGCTTAAGTAGcatcttttacttttctgtaagAAGCACAAATTCAGGACGAGAATTTCCTATCAGTTccttgctattttctttcttccctcacCTCCTTCCTCACTACGTATAATGGAAGTGTTGATAGGCTGAAGCACTCTGGTATGCCAGCTGTTGCATTTAGACAATCCTGATAATAGGTTATTTATTACATAGTATAATAGTTCTACCTGCTACAGGTATTTGATAGGGTTGTATTGATCGAGGTGGAAGTACAAATTGATGGATGGTAGTAGACCCATCAAATTCTCCTTTTAGCTTGATGTCAAATATGACTGAAGTCTGAAATTGACAAGAGAAATTAGTTTTCACAAAATACAAGTTCCCACCCATTTACATGTATTCAGGTCACTTCTCACATTTTGTAACAGGTTacccagggagctggtggagctaccgtccctgggggtgttcaaggaaaggctggatgtagtgcttagggacatggttgagtgggtgacattggtggtagggagatggttggaccggatggtcttggaggtcttttccaacgtTAATGAGTCGGATTCCCATCTTGTGTTCTACATAGTAACATCATGTCAAATTCACTGTTCAGTTATGGACTCtagaaattgagaaaaaattCTGCACCCACCTATGATATCCTCATACCAGCCAGTCTTGTTAAATAGCTTACTAACATTTTCACCCTGTATGGACAACATTCATAGTGAAAACCTCACATGGAAGAAATCTGCTTCACTGCCAATGCGACATGACTTGGCAGCTACCCTACTCAGTGTggt
Proteins encoded in this window:
- the RMC1 gene encoding regulator of MON1-CCZ1 complex, with protein sequence MSREPPPGEEEDGAPGGEDGGGESRAGGGCYLALCGRPVHFEKANPVNCVFFDEANKQVFAVRSGGATGVVVKGLEDRNPISFRMEDKGEVKCIKFSLGNKILAVQRTSKSVDFLNFIPDSPQLEYTQECKTKNANILGFCWTSSTEIVFITDQGIEFYQVLPEKRSLKLLKNQSINVNWYMYCPESSVILLSTTVLGNVLQPFYFKSGTMSKLSKFEIELPAAPKSSKLSLSERDIAMATIYGQLYVLYLRHHSRTSNSTGAEVVLYHLPREGSCKKTHILKLNRTGKFALNVVDNLVVVHHQDTETSVIFDIKLKGEFDGSTTIHQFVLPPRSIQPYQIPVAGPASVTSQSPVPCKLYSSSWIVFQPDIIISASEGYLWNLQVKLEPVVNLLLDKGRLMDFLLQRKECKMVILAVCSQMLSEPERGSLPVIATVFDKLNHEYKKYLEAEQSYTMVVEAGQRSNPLLKRPVRTQAVIDQSDMYTHVLSVFTEKKEAPHKFTIAVLMEYIRSLNQFQIAVQHYLYELVIKTLVQHNLFYMLHQFLQYHVLSDSKPLACLLLSLESIYPPAHQLSLDMLKRLSTANDEIVEVLLSKHQVLAALRFIRGIGGHDSISARKFLDAAKQADDDMLFYTIFRFFEQRNQRLRGNPSFTPGEHCEEHVTFFKQVFGEQALMKPTTF